In Bacillus kexueae, the following proteins share a genomic window:
- the sodA gene encoding superoxide dismutase gives MAFELPKLPYEYDALEPHIDKETMNIHHTKHHNAYVTNLNAALEGNEELLSKSVEEVVANLDAVPEEKRTAVRNNGGGHANHTLFWTILSPNGGGAPAGELADAINAKFGSFESFKEEFSKAAATRFGSGWAWLVVNNGELEVTSTPNQDSPLMEGKTPILGLDVWEHAYYLNYQNRRPDYISAFWNVVNWDEVARLYNEAK, from the coding sequence ATGGCTTTTGAATTACCAAAATTACCTTATGAATACGATGCTTTAGAGCCACATATCGACAAAGAAACTATGAATATTCACCACACTAAACACCATAACGCATATGTTACAAACTTAAATGCGGCTTTAGAAGGAAATGAAGAACTTTTAAGCAAGTCTGTTGAGGAAGTTGTAGCAAACTTAGATGCTGTTCCTGAGGAGAAGCGCACTGCAGTTCGTAATAATGGTGGTGGCCATGCAAACCATACGTTATTCTGGACAATTTTATCTCCAAACGGTGGCGGTGCTCCAGCAGGCGAATTAGCAGATGCAATTAATGCTAAATTTGGTAGCTTCGAAAGCTTTAAAGAAGAGTTCTCTAAAGCAGCAGCTACTCGATTCGGATCTGGTTGGGCTTGGTTAGTTGTAAATAACGGTGAGTTGGAAGTAACAAGCACGCCAAACCAAGACTCTCCATTAATGGAAGGTAAAACGCCGATTTTAGGTCTAGATGTGTGGGAGCATGCTTACTACTTAAATTACCAAAACCGTCGTCCAGACTACATTTCAGCATTTTGGAATGTTGTAAACTGGGATGAAGTAGCGCGTCTTTACAATGAAGCAAAATAA
- a CDS encoding MFS transporter gives MSKWKKIFGDVEVNRDLILLLLIGGLYSLSIALSNTFVNVYLWKQSGKFVDIGIYNLFSVIFQPLTFIFAGRLAKRVDRVIVLRLGVIFLAVFFVTVLIIGERASDYIILLGSLIGIGYGFYWLAFNVLTFEITEPETRDFFNGFLGVLTSSAGMIGPILAGFIISRLENFKGYTTIFTISLLLFSFAVVLSMFLKRRPAKGDYILWRIFHERSRNRNWKLITNAHFFQGLREGTFIFVISVFVFISTNSELALGTFGLLNSVIAFFSYYLATRFITKKMRKKAILVGGILLYLAIFLIVFHISYTNLLIYGVVIGIAYPMLLVPYVSMTYDIIGKGWNAAKARIEYIVVREVYLNFGRIVSVLSFILVVSFTNEKQTIPYLLLILGTGHALIYLFIRTIKLQESNRTANDERRVRQPHLADGKNG, from the coding sequence ATGTCGAAATGGAAAAAAATATTTGGTGACGTAGAGGTAAATCGTGATTTGATTCTTTTGCTACTAATCGGAGGTCTTTATTCATTAAGCATCGCACTTTCAAACACGTTTGTGAACGTTTATTTATGGAAACAATCAGGAAAATTTGTCGATATCGGAATATATAATTTGTTTAGTGTCATCTTTCAGCCATTAACTTTCATCTTTGCGGGAAGACTAGCAAAGCGAGTAGACCGTGTAATTGTTTTAAGGTTAGGGGTAATTTTTTTAGCCGTCTTTTTTGTAACCGTGTTAATAATCGGTGAAAGAGCTTCCGATTACATCATTCTATTAGGATCCTTAATTGGAATCGGCTACGGATTTTATTGGCTAGCCTTTAATGTACTTACATTTGAGATTACTGAACCTGAGACACGAGACTTTTTCAACGGCTTCTTAGGTGTTTTAACTTCTTCGGCTGGGATGATTGGTCCGATTTTAGCGGGGTTCATCATTTCAAGACTAGAAAATTTTAAAGGATATACGACCATTTTTACGATTTCACTATTATTGTTTTCGTTTGCCGTCGTATTAAGTATGTTTTTAAAGCGAAGACCTGCGAAGGGCGATTACATACTTTGGCGAATATTTCATGAACGAAGTAGAAATCGGAATTGGAAGCTGATAACAAATGCTCACTTTTTCCAAGGACTTCGGGAAGGAACATTCATCTTTGTTATTAGCGTTTTCGTATTTATTTCGACAAACAGTGAACTAGCCTTGGGGACGTTCGGTCTCCTGAATTCAGTAATTGCTTTTTTCTCTTATTATTTGGCAACACGCTTTATTACAAAAAAGATGAGGAAAAAAGCCATCTTAGTTGGAGGAATTTTGTTATACTTAGCGATATTCTTGATTGTTTTTCATATATCGTATACAAACTTACTCATTTACGGCGTAGTAATTGGAATTGCTTATCCAATGCTGTTAGTGCCTTACGTTTCCATGACTTACGACATTATAGGAAAAGGGTGGAATGCTGCTAAAGCACGGATTGAATATATTGTTGTTCGGGAAGTCTATTTAAATTTTGGGCGAATCGTTTCTGTATTATCTTTTATTCTTGTTGTTTCATTTACGAATGAAAAACAAACAATTCCTTACTTATTATTAATATTAGGAACTGGACATGCGTTGATCTATCTGTTTATTCGTACGATTAAACTACAAGAAAGTAATCGAACGGCCAATGATGAACGTCGAGTCAGGCAACCGCATTTGGCAGATGGAAAGAATGGGTAA
- a CDS encoding peptidoglycan D,D-transpeptidase FtsI family protein translates to MKRKERKKPLIKRLNILFLITFFVFIALILRLGIVQIVYGELYKEEVEKSEEIEVNSAAPRGKIFDRNLEVMVTNQAVHTVTYTKTTSSTQAVRLELAKKLAEILEVSDEKVTERDLKDYWILTRPSEAEGKVSAEERQKVFRGELTNEELYSIQLERISESDLSELTPLDREIVAIKREMDRAAVGAPQAIKKGATNEEIAYISEHLSEFPGVNVTTDWERQYPFGNTLRTMLGNVSTQEEGLPNDQLEYFLARDYNLNDRVGTSYIEKQFESVLQGERSKIKNLTDSEGNLIESVIISEGQAGNDLVLTVDMDLQLNVEEIIEEELLRVKRLPSTELLDRAFVVMMDPNTGELLAMAGKQIVQEEDGSYEVQDFALGAMTTSYTMGSAVKGATVLTGFETGVISPGTVLVDEPLHIKDSPVKSSWKTMGAIDDLEALKMSSNVYMFKTAIAIGEGEYRYNQALPLNVSAFSTMRYYFHQFGLGVPTGIDLPNESSGYEGKATTPGLLLDYAIGQYDTYTPLQLAQYVSTIANGGYRLKPQIIKEIRATDPNEEIGPIVSSMEPEILNRVDMNTDYIERVQEGFRQVFQERNGTAYTYFSSASYEAAGKTGTAQAFYDGPIEDKFLEPTYNLSIVGYAPYDSPEIAFAVVVPWAYQGASNDHGVNKTIARKVLDAYFNN, encoded by the coding sequence TTGAAAAGGAAAGAACGGAAAAAACCTTTAATAAAGCGTTTAAATATATTATTTTTAATAACATTTTTTGTTTTTATAGCATTGATACTTCGTTTAGGAATCGTTCAGATTGTTTATGGGGAGTTATATAAAGAGGAAGTAGAGAAATCAGAGGAAATTGAAGTGAATTCAGCTGCACCCCGCGGGAAGATTTTTGATCGGAATTTAGAAGTAATGGTAACTAATCAAGCGGTTCATACGGTTACATACACAAAAACAACTTCATCAACTCAAGCAGTTCGTCTTGAACTTGCGAAAAAGCTTGCAGAGATACTTGAGGTTAGTGATGAAAAAGTGACCGAACGTGACTTGAAAGATTACTGGATCTTAACGAGACCGAGTGAAGCGGAAGGAAAGGTTTCGGCTGAAGAAAGGCAAAAGGTTTTTCGAGGAGAATTAACGAATGAAGAACTGTATAGTATTCAATTAGAAAGAATTTCAGAAAGTGACTTATCCGAATTAACGCCTTTAGACCGAGAAATTGTAGCGATAAAAAGGGAAATGGATCGAGCAGCTGTTGGTGCTCCTCAAGCGATAAAAAAGGGTGCTACTAATGAAGAAATAGCTTATATTAGCGAACATTTGAGTGAATTCCCTGGGGTGAATGTAACAACTGATTGGGAACGTCAATACCCGTTCGGTAACACATTGAGAACGATGCTCGGCAATGTATCCACGCAGGAAGAAGGACTTCCGAACGATCAGTTAGAGTACTTTCTTGCACGTGATTACAACTTGAACGATCGTGTAGGGACGAGCTACATAGAAAAACAATTTGAAAGTGTGTTACAAGGGGAAAGGTCCAAAATAAAAAATTTAACGGATAGTGAGGGGAATTTAATCGAATCCGTTATTATTTCTGAAGGTCAAGCTGGAAATGATTTAGTCCTAACGGTTGATATGGACTTACAATTAAATGTAGAAGAGATAATTGAAGAGGAATTACTTAGAGTTAAAAGGCTACCGAGTACCGAATTGTTGGACCGTGCATTTGTAGTGATGATGGATCCTAACACGGGAGAATTGTTGGCGATGGCAGGAAAACAGATTGTCCAAGAAGAAGACGGAAGTTATGAAGTACAAGATTTTGCACTTGGTGCTATGACAACCTCTTACACAATGGGATCAGCAGTGAAAGGAGCAACCGTATTAACGGGGTTTGAGACTGGCGTAATTTCCCCGGGAACAGTTTTAGTGGACGAACCTTTACACATAAAAGACTCGCCCGTTAAAAGCTCATGGAAAACGATGGGGGCTATTGATGATTTAGAAGCGCTGAAAATGTCTTCGAATGTGTATATGTTCAAAACAGCCATTGCTATTGGAGAAGGAGAATACCGATACAACCAAGCGTTACCGTTAAATGTTTCGGCTTTTTCCACAATGAGATACTATTTCCATCAATTCGGCTTAGGTGTCCCAACAGGGATTGACTTGCCAAATGAATCCTCTGGATATGAAGGGAAGGCGACGACACCTGGACTTTTACTAGACTATGCTATCGGACAGTATGACACTTACACACCGTTACAACTTGCGCAATATGTGTCTACGATTGCAAACGGTGGATATCGACTGAAACCACAAATTATAAAAGAAATACGCGCAACAGATCCTAATGAAGAGATTGGACCAATTGTTTCATCAATGGAACCAGAAATTTTAAATCGAGTGGATATGAATACAGATTATATAGAAAGAGTACAGGAAGGATTTCGACAAGTTTTCCAAGAACGGAATGGAACAGCCTATACTTATTTTTCGAGTGCAAGCTATGAGGCAGCTGGAAAAACAGGAACGGCACAAGCTTTTTATGATGGACCAATTGAGGACAAGTTTTTAGAACCAACATACAATTTATCGATTGTCGGATATGCACCTTATGATTCTCCCGAAATTGCATTTGCCGTTGTAGTTCCTTGGGCTTATCAAGGTGCTTCAAATGATCATGGAGTGAATAAAACAATTGCAAGAAAAGTGTTAGATGCTTACTTTAATAACTAA
- a CDS encoding PstS family phosphate ABC transporter substrate-binding protein, which translates to MKSFKFLAMSIMITSVMAFAAACGNGENNESQTSGETTVDKQLEGEVAIDGSSTVGPIMEAVSEEFAASFPDVKAPVGISGSGGGFKRFVVGETDLSNASRPIKDEEKEQAASNGIEFTEFRVAFDGLSVVVNPENDWVDQLTIEDLRTMWTGEAKNWSDINPEWPNEPIKYFSPGTDSGTFDYFNEVVLDEEPMVKEATLSEDDNVLVKGVQTDKNAIGFFGYAYYLENKDALKVVPIVNSNGEALEPTNETIENGTYEPLSRPLYVYVNNASVKDKEQVYEYVKFMLENGGDLAEEVGYVRLPQEQYDEQLSTLEGLK; encoded by the coding sequence ATGAAAAGCTTTAAGTTTTTAGCAATGTCCATCATGATTACTTCCGTAATGGCGTTTGCAGCTGCTTGCGGAAACGGTGAAAATAATGAAAGTCAAACATCTGGAGAAACTACTGTAGATAAACAATTAGAAGGTGAAGTTGCAATCGACGGATCTTCTACAGTAGGACCTATCATGGAAGCTGTTTCTGAAGAGTTCGCAGCATCATTCCCAGATGTAAAAGCACCAGTAGGTATTTCAGGTTCTGGTGGTGGATTCAAACGTTTCGTAGTTGGTGAAACAGATCTTTCAAACGCATCTCGTCCAATCAAAGACGAAGAGAAAGAACAAGCGGCATCTAACGGAATTGAATTCACTGAATTCCGCGTTGCATTTGACGGATTATCAGTAGTAGTTAACCCTGAAAACGACTGGGTAGATCAATTAACTATTGAAGACTTAAGAACTATGTGGACTGGTGAAGCTAAAAACTGGTCTGATATTAACCCTGAGTGGCCAAACGAGCCAATCAAGTACTTCTCTCCTGGTACAGACTCTGGTACTTTTGACTACTTCAACGAAGTTGTACTTGATGAAGAGCCAATGGTAAAAGAAGCAACATTATCTGAAGATGACAACGTATTAGTTAAAGGTGTACAAACTGACAAGAATGCAATTGGATTCTTCGGTTATGCTTATTACTTAGAAAATAAAGATGCTTTAAAAGTTGTTCCGATTGTAAACTCAAACGGTGAAGCTTTAGAGCCTACAAATGAAACAATTGAAAACGGAACTTATGAGCCGCTTTCTCGTCCATTATACGTATACGTAAACAACGCTTCTGTTAAAGATAAAGAGCAAGTTTATGAGTATGTGAAATTCATGTTAGAGAATGGTGGCGACTTAGCTGAGGAAGTTGGATACGTTCGCTTACCTCAAGAACAATACGATGAGCAATTATCAACTCTTGAAGGGTTAAAATAA
- the pstC gene encoding phosphate ABC transporter permease subunit PstC: MALSTGRSVREMIQEKKAKKSSLQIVEKLVPKFLLVTALISILTTLGILLTLTTETVTFFTRVSFVEFFTGTEWYPFYEHDPSYGIIALISGTLLIAVIAMFVALPIGLASAIFLSEYASDRTRRVIKPILEVLAGIPTIVYGFFALTFVTPLLQKIIPDLGFFNALSPGIVVGIMIIPMVASLSEDAMSSVPNSMREGALALGATKFEVAIKVVLPAAISGVIASFVLAISRAIGETMIVTLAGGATPKLTFDPSESIQTMTAYIVQVSSGDAGYGTTIYYSIYAVGTTLFVFTLLMNMLAQYISRRFREEY, translated from the coding sequence ATGGCTTTATCGACTGGACGATCAGTTAGGGAAATGATTCAAGAGAAAAAAGCAAAAAAATCTAGCTTGCAAATTGTAGAGAAGCTTGTACCAAAGTTCTTATTGGTTACTGCTCTTATTTCGATTTTAACAACATTAGGAATCTTATTAACTTTAACAACTGAAACTGTAACATTTTTCACTCGTGTATCTTTCGTAGAGTTTTTTACTGGTACTGAATGGTATCCATTCTATGAGCATGATCCTTCATACGGAATCATTGCCTTAATTTCCGGAACATTATTAATCGCAGTAATAGCGATGTTTGTTGCATTACCAATTGGATTAGCATCCGCTATCTTCTTGAGTGAATATGCTTCAGACCGCACAAGACGAGTAATCAAACCGATCCTTGAAGTATTAGCAGGGATTCCAACAATTGTATATGGATTTTTCGCATTAACATTTGTCACTCCATTATTACAAAAAATTATTCCTGATTTAGGCTTCTTTAATGCTTTAAGCCCAGGTATTGTTGTTGGGATTATGATTATTCCAATGGTTGCTTCTCTTTCTGAAGACGCGATGAGCTCAGTTCCAAATTCAATGCGTGAAGGTGCTTTAGCTTTAGGAGCAACAAAATTTGAAGTAGCAATTAAAGTCGTTTTACCTGCAGCGATTTCAGGTGTTATTGCTTCATTCGTATTAGCGATTTCTCGTGCAATTGGTGAAACAATGATTGTTACATTGGCTGGAGGAGCTACACCTAAGCTAACATTTGATCCTTCAGAGTCCATTCAGACAATGACAGCTTATATTGTTCAAGTAAGTTCTGGTGATGCTGGATATGGTACAACAATTTATTACAGTATTTACGCAGTAGGTACAACTTTATTCGTATTCACATTATTAATGAACATGCTTGCTCAGTATATTTCTCGTCGTTTCAGGGAGGAGTATTAA
- the pstA gene encoding phosphate ABC transporter permease PstA: MKLIDQSVVAKRMEGRLVKNNIYKGIFMVATGFALVVLAVLLYRIFTQGISYINLDFFTNFASRKPEASGIKAALFGSLWLMGVVIPVSLILGVGTAIYLEEYAKKNKFTAFIQTNISNLAGVPSIVFGLLGLTVFVRAMDLDRSILAGGLTMSLLILPVIVVAAQEAIRAVPNQLREASYGMGATKWQTIYRVVLPSAIPGILTGSILAFSRAIGETAPLLVVGAFAFVNYLPENLLSTFTVMPIQIYNWAGRPQAEFQNVAAAGIIVLFIFLIVMNSIAVYIRNKYQKRY, encoded by the coding sequence ATGAAGTTAATCGATCAATCTGTTGTGGCTAAACGGATGGAAGGTCGTTTAGTAAAAAATAATATTTATAAAGGGATCTTCATGGTCGCAACAGGATTTGCACTTGTTGTACTCGCAGTACTTCTATATCGGATATTCACTCAAGGAATTAGTTATATCAATCTTGACTTCTTTACCAACTTCGCATCGCGCAAACCAGAAGCTTCTGGTATTAAGGCCGCGCTGTTTGGATCATTATGGTTAATGGGAGTGGTTATCCCTGTTTCCTTAATTCTAGGCGTCGGTACAGCGATTTATTTAGAAGAATACGCAAAGAAGAACAAATTCACAGCCTTTATTCAAACAAATATCTCAAACCTTGCAGGGGTTCCGTCAATTGTATTTGGATTATTAGGTTTAACAGTATTTGTTCGAGCAATGGATTTAGACCGAAGCATTTTAGCTGGTGGTTTAACAATGAGTTTATTAATCTTACCGGTCATTGTTGTTGCAGCGCAGGAAGCGATTCGCGCCGTGCCAAATCAATTAAGAGAAGCATCTTATGGAATGGGAGCGACTAAATGGCAGACGATTTATCGTGTCGTATTACCATCAGCGATTCCTGGGATTTTAACTGGAAGCATTCTTGCCTTCTCACGTGCAATTGGAGAAACTGCACCGCTTTTAGTAGTAGGTGCCTTTGCATTCGTAAACTATTTACCAGAGAATTTATTAAGTACATTTACAGTTATGCCAATCCAAATTTATAACTGGGCAGGTCGTCCTCAAGCTGAGTTCCAAAATGTTGCAGCTGCGGGAATCATTGTGTTGTTCATTTTCTTAATTGTAATGAACTCGATTGCGGTTTATATCAGAAATAAATACCAGAAACGTTATTAA
- the pstB gene encoding phosphate ABC transporter ATP-binding protein PstB gives MDKGSNTVAEKKEKSIVYQTKNLNLWYGNDQALKNIDLDVYENEVTAIIGPSGCGKSTYIKTLNRMVEMVPTVRTSGEILYRGRNIFDKSYRVEELRTQVGMVFQKPNPFPKSIYDNIAYGPRIHGIRDKKVLDEIVERSLRGAAIWDEVKDRLNENAYGLSGGQQQRLCIARCLAIEPDVILMDEPTSALDPISTLKVEELVQELKKNYSIVIVTHNMQQAARISDKTAFFLSGEVIEYTNTDKLFSNPSDKRTEDYITGRFG, from the coding sequence ATGGATAAAGGAAGTAATACTGTGGCGGAAAAAAAAGAAAAGAGCATTGTATACCAAACGAAAAACTTGAACTTATGGTACGGGAATGATCAAGCATTAAAAAATATTGACCTAGATGTATATGAAAATGAAGTAACGGCCATTATCGGACCTTCAGGATGTGGTAAATCCACATATATTAAAACGTTAAACCGTATGGTTGAAATGGTACCAACTGTACGTACTTCAGGAGAAATCTTATACCGTGGTCGCAATATTTTTGATAAATCGTATCGTGTAGAAGAGCTACGCACTCAAGTTGGGATGGTATTCCAAAAACCAAATCCTTTTCCTAAGTCTATTTATGACAACATTGCTTACGGTCCGCGTATTCATGGAATCCGCGATAAAAAAGTGCTTGATGAAATTGTAGAAAGAAGTTTACGTGGTGCTGCCATTTGGGATGAAGTAAAAGATCGATTAAACGAAAATGCATATGGATTGTCTGGTGGTCAGCAGCAAAGACTATGTATTGCGCGTTGTCTTGCGATTGAACCAGATGTAATTCTAATGGATGAGCCAACTTCTGCATTAGATCCAATTTCAACCTTAAAGGTAGAAGAACTTGTTCAAGAACTTAAGAAAAATTATAGTATCGTGATTGTAACACACAACATGCAACAAGCTGCTCGTATTTCAGATAAAACAGCTTTCTTCTTAAGTGGAGAAGTAATTGAATACACAAATACAGATAAGTTATTCTCTAACCCTTCTGATAAGCGAACAGAGGATTACATCACTGGTCGATTTGGTTAA
- the phoU gene encoding phosphate signaling complex protein PhoU yields MREKFQYDLQELQSKLKELSNLTVQALDLSLECLINQNIDGALKIIDDDITIDKLEEEINDLAILLIAKQQPVATDLRRIVTTIKIAADIERIADFAVNIAKSTIRIGNEPLIKPIQTIKEMQKLTVDMLTLSIQAFIDEDTMAAKKVADMDDRVDSLYGEAIRDLFNLLQTDSKFINQVTQLAFVARYLERAGDHATNISENIFYLVKGRHYHLNN; encoded by the coding sequence ATGAGAGAAAAATTCCAGTATGACTTACAAGAACTACAATCAAAATTAAAAGAATTATCAAACCTTACTGTACAAGCACTAGATTTATCACTTGAATGCTTGATAAATCAAAATATAGATGGAGCATTAAAAATTATTGATGATGACATCACTATAGATAAATTAGAAGAAGAGATTAATGACCTAGCTATTTTATTAATTGCAAAACAACAGCCAGTTGCAACGGATTTACGTCGAATAGTCACGACGATCAAAATTGCAGCGGACATTGAGCGAATCGCAGATTTTGCAGTAAATATTGCAAAATCAACCATTCGAATCGGAAATGAGCCTTTAATTAAGCCTATACAAACGATTAAAGAAATGCAAAAGCTAACGGTAGATATGTTGACCCTCTCTATCCAAGCCTTTATTGATGAAGACACAATGGCAGCTAAAAAGGTAGCAGACATGGATGATCGTGTTGATAGCTTATATGGTGAAGCTATTCGTGATTTATTCAATTTGTTGCAAACTGATTCAAAATTTATTAACCAAGTGACACAATTAGCTTTTGTAGCACGTTATTTAGAGCGGGCTGGGGACCATGCAACAAATATTTCAGAGAATATATTTTATCTTGTCAAAGGACGACATTATCACCTAAATAACTAA
- a CDS encoding endolytic transglycosylase MltG: protein MNKRILQAFAAGMITATSILALTFYLGGYHTANDNTQEIASVTEADIVKFLDQNEQVAISKSEYEQLTSIQNSNESGQTEQKNDDQNKEEPQEQKEELKEEEAQEVKTVSITIKEGMATSDVAKLFESAGVVDSASEFSKYLIEHEYHTRVQIGTFEVKTDMSFYQLAEAITR, encoded by the coding sequence ATGAACAAACGAATTCTTCAAGCGTTTGCAGCGGGTATGATTACTGCTACAAGTATATTGGCTCTTACATTTTATTTAGGGGGCTATCATACAGCAAACGATAATACACAAGAAATTGCTTCCGTAACTGAAGCTGATATCGTGAAATTCCTTGACCAAAATGAACAAGTGGCGATTTCAAAATCAGAATACGAACAGTTAACAAGTATACAAAATAGTAATGAATCTGGACAAACAGAGCAAAAGAATGACGATCAAAACAAAGAAGAACCTCAAGAACAAAAGGAAGAGTTAAAGGAAGAAGAGGCTCAAGAAGTTAAGACCGTTTCTATTACTATTAAGGAAGGTATGGCTACTAGTGATGTTGCCAAACTCTTTGAGTCTGCTGGTGTCGTTGACTCCGCTTCAGAATTTAGCAAGTACTTAATAGAGCATGAATATCATACGCGCGTACAAATTGGAACATTCGAAGTCAAAACAGATATGAGTTTCTACCAATTAGCAGAAGCGATTACTCGCTAA